A region of Periplaneta americana isolate PAMFEO1 chromosome 16, P.americana_PAMFEO1_priV1, whole genome shotgun sequence DNA encodes the following proteins:
- the LOC138692165 gene encoding zinc finger protein 665-like, with protein sequence MEREIDPLAIGRSNTTDIEEENSLSQERNILDHHVTAIKEEYEDHSQGLSSEITFEEDPMPISFLLVKREPEERSFLYHHVTGIKEEYVDESHDPLSEVKFEEDPVPDSFPVVKHEPEEEQSDLHRLNVEPKVEVIPEDEIFIESFAATNDRNVSTDLDSLTLEVNETVSEILKNSISLGKAVLPSQGGNQLELELPKICLGEKVNSHLSKEVRRKPFNCDICGKWFSQLGSLKVHKVLHSGLKPFKCDVCGKCFSLMCNLRSHKQTHSGEKPFKCDVCGKGFFLLCRLNSHTITHTGEKPFKCDVCGKSFIQSSGLNRHKLRHTGEKPFKCDVCGKCFYQSNTLKDHKRLHTGEKPFKCDICGKCFSLSTGLTSHYRLHTGEKPYKCDICCRSFSYLNSLKNHKCISELGNLNFHERVHTAEKVFTCDVCGKCYTQASHLESHKSLHTGEERFKCDVCGKCFSQSSSLKVHKRCHTGEKPFKCDICGKSFSQSNNLKDHKRLHTGDKPFKCDVCGKCFSLMCNLKSHKLTHAGEKSFKCDVCGKCFFLSCSLKSHKSMHSGEKPFKCDVCDKCFSQSSALKVHKRRHTGEKPFKCDICGKCFTQTNNLKDHKRLHTGDKPFKCDYCGKSYAKYSALKVHIFLHNGLKPFKCDVCGKCFSLLGNLKTHKRTHTGEKRFKCNVCDKSFLHSRSLKNHHLLHTGEKPFKCGVCGKCYSGLNDLECHKRTHLGEKPFKCDVCGKCYARLGSLKSHEREHSRETFQM encoded by the exons gaacggaGTTTCTTGTATCACCATGTGACTGGCATAAAAGAAGAATATGTGGATGAGAGCCATGATCCTTTATCAGAGGTAAAATTTGAGGAAGATCCGGTACCAGATTCATTTCCTGTGGTCAAACATGAACCAGAG GAAGAGCAGAGTGACTTACATAGATTGAATGTGGAGCCAAAGGTGGAAGTAATACCAGAGGACGAGATTTTCATCGAAAG TTTTGCAGCTACGAATGACAGAAATGTATCAACAGATTTGGACAGTCTTACACTTGAAGTGAATGAGACTGTGAGTGAAATTCTCAAGAATTCAATTTCCTTGGGGAAAGCTGTGCTGCCTAGTCAAGGTGGGAATCAGTTGGAGTTAGAACTTCCTAAAATATGCCTCGGGGAAAAAGTGAACAGTCATTTATCCAAGGAAGTAAGAAGGAAACCTTTCAATTGTGATATTTGTGGTAAATGGTTTTCGCAGTTGGGTAGCCTGAAAGTCCATAAAGTTCTCCATAGTGGCTtgaagcctttcaaatgtgatgtttgtggtaagtgtttctctttGATGTGTAACTTAAGATCtcataaacaaacgcacagtggcgagaaacctttcaaatgtgatgtttgcggTAAGGGTTTCTTTTTGTTGTGTAGGTTAAATTCTCATACAATCAcgcacactggcgagaaacctttcaaatgtgatgtttgtggtaaaagCTTCATTCAGTCGAGTGGCCTTAATCGCCACAAACTAcgtcacacaggcgagaaacctttcaaatgtgatgtttgtggtaaatgctTCTATCAGTCGAATACCCTAAAAGACCATAAACGACTGCACAccggcgagaaacctttcaaatgtgacatTTGTGGTAAATGCTTCTCTCTGTCGACTGGACTAACAAGCCATTACCGATTGCACACAGGCGAAAAACCTTACAAATGTGACATTTGTTGTAGGTCATTCTCGTATTTGAATTCTCTCAAAAATCATAAATGCATCTCTGAGTTGGGTAACCTAAATTTTCATGAGCGTGTGCACACAGCCGAGAAAGTTTTCACATGTGATGTATGTGGTAAATGTTATACTCAGGCGAGTCATTTAGAAAGTCACAAAAGCCTTCACACTGGCGAGGAACGTTTCAAGTGTGATGTTTGCGGGAAATGCTTCTCTCAGTCGAGTAGCCTAAAAGTCCATAAACGAtgtcacacaggcgagaaacctttcaaatgtgatatttgtggtaaATCCTTCTCTCAGTCCAATAACCTGAAAGACCATAAACGACTGCACACAGGcgacaaacctttcaaatgtgatgtttgtggtaagtgtttctctttGATGTGTAACTTAAAATCACATAAACTCACGCACGCTGGCGAGAAATCTTTtaagtgtgatgtttgtggtaagtgtttctttTTGTcgtgtagcttaaaatctcataAAAGCATGCACTCTggggagaaacctttcaaatgtgatgtgtgCGATAAATGCTTCTCTCAGTCCAGTGCCCTGAAAGTCCATAAAAGAcgtcacacaggcgagaaacctttcaaatgtgatatttgtggtaaATGCTTCACTCAGACGAATAACCTGAAAGACCATAAACGACTGCACACAGGcgacaaacctttcaaatgtgattatTGTGGTAAGAGTTACGCAAAGTACTCTGCACTGAAAGTCCATATATTTCTGCATAATGGtttgaaacctttcaaatgtgatgtttgtggtaagtgtttctctttGTTGGGTAACTTAAAAACTCATAAACGCACGCACACTGGCGAGAAACGTTTCAAGTGTAATGTCTGTGATAAGTCTTTCTTGCATTCGCGTTCTCTGAAAAATCATCACCTTCtgcacactggcgagaaaccttttaagtgtggtgtttgtggtaagtgttattCTGGTTTGAATGACTTAGAATGCCATAAACGCACGCACTtgggcgagaaacctttcaaatgtgatgtttgtggtaaatgctACGCTCGGTTGGGTAGCCTAAAAAGCCACGAACGTGAGCACAgtcgagaaacctttcaaatgtaa